One Candidatus Limnocylindrales bacterium genomic window carries:
- a CDS encoding ABC transporter ATP-binding protein, whose product MSSVASDGRGGLAPASDGTGGGPPAVEAAGLERRYHDGERVIEVLRGLSLSVGRGESVAVIGESGVGKSTLLHLLGGLDKPDGGVVRVGGADLYALPARQLAAVRGRSIGFVFQFHHLLGDFDATENVMMPLLVAGHPPGRARARANELLDRVGLRDRRSHRPSEMSGGEQQRVAVARALALRPSVVLADEPTGNLDPATADEVHGLLMDVQREEGAALVVATHNIALAGMLGRTLRMQDGVLKEVERS is encoded by the coding sequence ATGAGTAGCGTCGCGTCCGATGGTCGAGGCGGTCTGGCGCCCGCGTCCGATGGCACGGGCGGCGGGCCGCCGGCGGTGGAGGCCGCCGGCCTGGAGCGCCGCTACCACGACGGCGAGCGCGTGATCGAGGTTCTGCGCGGTCTGTCGCTCAGCGTGGGTAGAGGAGAGTCGGTGGCGGTCATCGGAGAGTCGGGGGTCGGAAAGAGCACGTTGCTGCATCTGCTCGGAGGCCTCGACAAGCCCGACGGCGGAGTGGTGCGGGTGGGTGGAGCCGATCTGTACGCGCTTCCGGCGCGCCAGCTCGCCGCGGTGCGCGGCCGAAGCATCGGCTTCGTCTTCCAGTTCCACCACCTGCTCGGCGACTTCGATGCGACCGAAAACGTGATGATGCCGCTGCTCGTCGCCGGTCACCCGCCAGGCAGGGCGCGCGCGCGCGCCAACGAGCTGCTGGACAGGGTGGGGCTGCGGGACCGTCGCAGCCATCGGCCGAGCGAGATGTCGGGAGGCGAGCAGCAGCGCGTGGCCGTGGCGCGCGCGCTGGCGCTGCGGCCTTCGGTGGTGCTGGCCGACGAGCCGACGGGCAATCTGGACCCGGCCACGGCCGACGAGGTGCACGGCCTGCTGATGGACGTGCAGCGAGAGGAGGGTGCGGCGCTCGTGGTCGCAACGCACAACATCGCGTTGGCCGGCATGCTCGGCCGAACGCTACGAATGCAGGACGGCGTGTTGAAGGAGGTAGAGCGGTCGTGA
- a CDS encoding ABC transporter permease has protein sequence MSWELFVGFRYLRSRRNEAFVSVITVISTLGVLLGVMVLTIALSIMTGFEEDLRARILGLHPHLRVAKKIGNGLIDNPDDIVQAMRSDPRVIDAAAVVQSQMLVSAGEYMVGVFGRGVDGVTPSSTAGLESYLVEGAIEDIGRRVEVDGAELPTVMIGRELAKKLMVQRGDVIRLMSPKFSASPMGAMPRSRRFVVAAIYDSGMVEYDAALVFMNIDEARALFDVDRIATGIEARIHDPYDAPEVAAALNDRIGMPYWVESWTEAHRNVFEALQLEKTAYFLILLLIILVAAFTIVSTLYMVVMEKRRDIAVLKTMGASDSSIARIFVLKGLLIGGVGTGLGALTGYLACLALARWELFELPEGVFYVSTLPVRIEAPNFAAVMAASMVICFGACLFPAWKAARVVPVDVLRYE, from the coding sequence ATGTCGTGGGAACTGTTCGTCGGCTTTCGCTACCTGCGCTCGCGTCGCAACGAGGCGTTCGTCTCGGTCATCACCGTCATCTCCACGCTCGGCGTGCTGCTCGGCGTGATGGTGCTGACGATCGCGCTGTCGATCATGACCGGGTTCGAGGAGGATCTGCGCGCGCGCATCCTCGGCCTGCATCCGCATCTTCGCGTGGCCAAGAAGATCGGCAACGGCCTCATCGACAATCCCGACGACATCGTGCAGGCCATGCGCAGCGATCCGCGCGTCATCGACGCGGCGGCGGTGGTGCAGTCGCAGATGCTGGTGTCCGCCGGCGAATACATGGTCGGCGTCTTCGGGCGCGGCGTCGACGGCGTCACGCCCAGCAGCACCGCAGGGCTGGAGTCCTACCTCGTCGAGGGCGCCATCGAGGACATCGGACGCCGCGTCGAGGTCGACGGCGCCGAGCTGCCTACGGTCATGATCGGCCGCGAGCTGGCCAAGAAGCTCATGGTCCAGCGCGGCGACGTGATCCGGCTGATGTCGCCGAAGTTCTCGGCCAGCCCGATGGGCGCGATGCCGCGCAGCCGCCGCTTCGTGGTGGCCGCGATCTATGACTCGGGAATGGTGGAGTACGACGCCGCGCTGGTCTTCATGAACATCGACGAGGCGCGCGCGCTGTTCGACGTCGATCGCATCGCCACCGGGATCGAGGCGCGCATCCACGATCCGTACGACGCGCCCGAGGTGGCGGCCGCGCTCAATGACCGCATCGGCATGCCGTACTGGGTCGAGAGCTGGACCGAGGCCCACCGCAACGTCTTCGAGGCGCTGCAGCTGGAGAAGACCGCCTACTTCCTGATCCTGCTGCTGATCATCCTGGTCGCCGCGTTCACGATCGTCTCCACCCTCTACATGGTCGTGATGGAGAAGCGGCGCGACATCGCCGTCCTCAAGACCATGGGCGCTTCCGACTCGAGCATCGCCCGGATTTTCGTTCTCAAGGGGCTGCTCATCGGCGGCGTGGGCACCGGGCTGGGAGCTCTGACCGGCTACCTGGCCTGCCTTGCGCTGGCGCGATGGGAGCTGTTCGAGCTGCCCGAGGGCGTCTTCTACGTCTCCACCCTGCCTGTGCGGATCGAGGCGCCCAACTTTGCAGCGGTGATGGCGGCCTCGATGGTCATCTGTTTCGGGGCGTGCTTATTCCCGGCCTGGAAGGCCGCCCGAGTCGTCCCCGTGGACGTGCTGCGCTATGAGTAG